The following proteins are encoded in a genomic region of Candidatus Palauibacter australiensis:
- a CDS encoding plastocyanin/azurin family copper-binding protein: protein MRRRAFVAALPGLLAVAACGDGAGPGAPPPEPPPPPPPPPAGPVPGANVTVNIEDNAFVDPAGRRNGDAEVTIRSGETVGWRHVGANPHTVTSTDVPSGARAFDSRTMSNNDTFTVTPSVAGTYVYYCATHPSIMVGARIIVT from the coding sequence CGTCGCGCGTTCGTTGCCGCCCTTCCGGGCCTGCTCGCCGTGGCGGCCTGCGGAGACGGCGCCGGGCCCGGGGCACCACCGCCCGAGCCCCCACCCCCCCCACCACCACCACCGGCGGGCCCCGTGCCGGGGGCGAACGTGACGGTGAACATCGAGGACAACGCCTTCGTCGACCCGGCGGGGCGCCGCAACGGCGACGCCGAGGTGACGATCCGGAGCGGCGAGACGGTGGGCTGGCGGCACGTCGGCGCGAACCCGCACACGGTGACGTCGACGGACGTTCCCTCCGGCGCGCGGGCCTTCGACAGCCGCACCATGAGCAACAACGACACCTTCACCGTCACGCCGAGCGTGGCGGGCACGTACGTGTACTACTGCGCCACGCACCCCAGCATCATGGTGGGAGCCCGCATCATCGTCACCTGA